The following coding sequences lie in one Paenibacillus durus ATCC 35681 genomic window:
- a CDS encoding YheC/YheD family protein, translating to MPVSELGCLGVLNGGGSKDSPVAEPVFCSLLCRAAPKYGLRVILFTPDGVSEDGRTVSGFIRSGQEWRAATSAAPDIVYNRMFCRSPEERRSTSRALNALTGSLAWSRGLPDKWKVYEILQRNRRASALLPETKRYDGSRSLEHMLAEREDGVFLKPRAGTHGRRTLHAAPCAASPGGLLVRGRDGQNREIIRGFEERRRGLEWIDRFIGGQGFIMQPFLQLSGSGGQPFDLRVLMQKDGGGRWTLAGMAVRLGLRGSLTSNLHGGGTAVHPSSFLRKQYGGAAEEILRELTLAAAYLPPLLEAGCGRLGELGLDFGIDPGGRIWLLEANSKPGRSAFTLTGDQDAARRSAENPLSYARYLLLTRRRPLRTAAGGYGLSGKLISMVPKEDS from the coding sequence ATGCCTGTGAGCGAACTGGGCTGTCTCGGCGTCCTAAACGGAGGGGGCAGCAAGGATTCACCGGTGGCCGAACCCGTCTTCTGCAGCCTGCTCTGCCGGGCCGCCCCTAAATACGGTCTGCGCGTTATCCTATTCACGCCGGATGGCGTGTCGGAGGATGGACGGACGGTGAGCGGGTTCATCCGGAGCGGCCAAGAATGGCGCGCAGCGACATCGGCGGCGCCAGACATTGTATATAACCGGATGTTCTGCCGAAGTCCGGAAGAAAGACGCAGCACCTCCCGTGCCCTGAATGCGCTGACGGGCAGCCTGGCATGGTCACGGGGGCTGCCGGACAAATGGAAGGTGTATGAAATATTGCAGCGAAACCGCAGAGCATCCGCACTGCTGCCCGAGACTAAACGGTATGACGGCAGCCGCAGCCTGGAGCATATGCTCGCGGAAAGAGAAGACGGGGTCTTCTTGAAACCCCGGGCAGGCACACACGGAAGGCGTACCCTGCATGCGGCGCCCTGCGCAGCGTCGCCCGGAGGACTTCTTGTAAGAGGCCGGGACGGTCAGAACCGCGAGATCATCCGAGGCTTTGAGGAGCGCCGCAGGGGGCTCGAATGGATTGACCGCTTTATCGGCGGCCAAGGCTTTATCATGCAGCCGTTCCTGCAATTGAGCGGCAGCGGCGGACAGCCGTTCGATCTCCGCGTGCTCATGCAGAAGGACGGCGGCGGACGCTGGACGCTCGCCGGCATGGCGGTCCGCCTTGGCCTGCGCGGGTCGCTCACCTCGAACCTTCACGGCGGAGGAACCGCAGTGCATCCCTCCTCCTTTTTGCGGAAGCAATACGGCGGGGCGGCGGAAGAAATTTTAAGAGAGCTTACGCTTGCGGCCGCTTACCTTCCGCCGCTGCTGGAAGCTGGCTGCGGGCGGCTCGGCGAGCTTGGGCTTGATTTCGGCATCGATCCCGGCGGCCGAATCTGGCTGCTGGAAGCGAACTCCAAGCCGGGCCGTTCGGCCTTTACGCTAACTGGCGATCAAGACGCAGCACGGCGCTCGGCCGAAAACCCGCTTTCTTACGCAAGGTATCTGCTGCTGACACGGCGGCGACCTCTCCGCACAGCCGCAGGCGGGTACGGATTATCCGGAAAATTGATATCTATGGTGCCTAAGGAGGATTCATAA